From Terriglobia bacterium, a single genomic window includes:
- a CDS encoding neutral/alkaline non-lysosomal ceramidase N-terminal domain-containing protein, translated as MKGKVMMGERRWFLCRDFLLSALVLLLFCPPGKAAVMKAGVARVDITPPAGVQMWGYFNRLKGAEGVIDPLYARVLVLEAGEQRLAYVDLDLGRTFGPASIERLREAANQSSGISSLIVQATHTHAGPVVMDVYPSGTPAWETAALEKIGQAIHDAHDHAVPVRLGTGYGKAYIGYNRRRLNPDGTVTMVWNNSARVPTWPVDPTISVLRIDYMDGQPLAVLVNYACHPVTFGSDNMRFSADFPGVMCKTVEKAFGGKPLVFFMQGAPGDINVYDAGTPVTEDVIGRRDWAGETLGKAAAEVAQKIQTAADPDASIDFAEDPLPIRLRWEKEKFREEVVHEISPEAFKIYAPPIEETLHLPVTTVLIDRKIAMMGVPGEPFVEFQMNWRQRCRLHDCFFLGYANGYAGYFPTIQAAVEGGYGAANATTWAEVGAGERMVDHAVVTLYKMLGWVKDAPKEDWK; from the coding sequence ATGAAGGGAAAAGTAATGATGGGTGAACGGCGCTGGTTTCTCTGCCGCGATTTTCTTCTGTCAGCTCTTGTATTGTTGCTCTTCTGCCCGCCGGGCAAAGCCGCCGTGATGAAAGCGGGAGTGGCGCGGGTGGACATCACGCCGCCCGCGGGCGTACAGATGTGGGGCTATTTTAATCGCTTGAAAGGCGCCGAGGGTGTCATTGATCCGCTCTACGCCCGGGTTCTGGTCTTGGAGGCCGGCGAGCAGCGCCTGGCGTATGTTGACCTCGACTTGGGGAGGACGTTTGGACCGGCATCGATTGAACGCCTGCGCGAGGCTGCAAACCAATCGAGCGGCATCAGCAGCCTGATAGTCCAGGCTACGCACACGCATGCCGGCCCGGTAGTGATGGATGTTTACCCGTCCGGAACCCCGGCTTGGGAGACGGCGGCACTCGAAAAGATCGGACAGGCCATCCACGACGCGCACGACCATGCCGTACCTGTCCGATTGGGAACGGGCTACGGAAAGGCTTACATTGGCTACAATCGCCGTCGGCTTAACCCCGACGGTACGGTGACGATGGTGTGGAACAACTCGGCGCGCGTCCCAACCTGGCCGGTGGACCCCACCATCTCGGTGTTGCGCATCGACTACATGGACGGGCAGCCGCTGGCCGTCCTGGTGAATTACGCCTGCCACCCGGTCACTTTCGGCTCCGATAATATGCGATTTTCAGCCGACTTTCCGGGCGTGATGTGCAAAACGGTGGAGAAGGCGTTTGGCGGCAAGCCTCTCGTTTTTTTCATGCAGGGCGCTCCGGGAGACATCAACGTTTACGATGCCGGGACCCCGGTGACCGAGGATGTGATTGGAAGACGGGATTGGGCGGGAGAAACCCTTGGCAAGGCCGCGGCAGAGGTGGCGCAAAAAATTCAGACTGCCGCAGACCCTGACGCCAGCATTGATTTTGCGGAAGACCCGCTGCCGATCCGATTGCGTTGGGAAAAAGAAAAATTCCGGGAGGAGGTGGTGCATGAAATCAGCCCGGAAGCTTTCAAGATTTATGCGCCGCCCATCGAAGAGACCCTGCATCTGCCCGTAACCACGGTGCTGATTGACCGGAAAATCGCCATGATGGGCGTGCCGGGTGAGCCGTTTGTGGAATTCCAGATGAACTGGCGCCAGCGGTGCAGATTGCACGATTGCTTCTTCCTCGGGTATGCGAACGGCTATGCCGGATATTTCCCCACCATTCAAGCGGCGGTTGAAGGAGGTTACGGAGCCGCCAACGCGACCACGTGGGCAGAGGTTGGAGCAGGCGAACGCATGGTGGACCACGCCGTCGTCACCCTGTATAAGATGTTAGGATGGGTGAAGGACGCGCCCAAAGAGGACTGGAAATGA